A stretch of DNA from Yoonia sp. G8-12:
TTGCGATCTCCAGCATCCCCGCGTCAAAGGCTGCAACCGCATCGGGAACTTGTGATTCAACCCCAATGTCCCGCCTGGCAAAGATATCCTCAAAGTAAGGCACCTGTTTATTCGCCAATGCGTCCTGCACGCCGATCAACCAGCGTTGCGCCCCGATGTCAGGGGCGCTGATCGTCGCAAATGCAAAGATGGATATCGCGGTTTCGACAAACTGGCCCTCATAGGCAAGGTAGCGATGAAAAACGTCACGCTGCAGTGAGTCCGCCTGAACATCCGCGACGAAGCGGTGTTTCAGCATCCGGTCCAGTATGTCGGTGTTGGCCGACAGGATTTTGTCCGACAGCAACATCACTCAACCGTCGAGCGCGGGTGCGGCTGCCGCGACAAAGGCCTGCACGCGCGCGGCTTCGACCGGGTTCCACCACACGCCACCTTCTTTCAGGGACGATGCCACGATAACTGCGCTGGCGATTGACAGAATGTCGGTAATGTTTTCCGATGTCACACCAGAGCCAACCAGCACAGGCAGGTTTGTCGCATCAGCAACTTCGGCGATTTCTTCCATCGTGGCGCTGTTTCCGGTGCGCTGCCCGGTGGCAATGACGGCATCCACATCAAAAAACGCCAGATCGCGGGTGAGTTCCGCAACGCTGCGGTCTGCCGTAATGGAATGGCTGCCGTGTTTCACATGACTGTCGGCAAAAACCTTGATTCCTTCGCCGCGCAACGCAGAACGGTAGCGCATCGCCTCGGCCGCGCGACCTTCCATAAAGCCCTCGTTGGCGACATAGGCGTTGGCCCATTGGTTGACCCGAATAAACGCCGCCCCTGTGGCACGGGCAATGGCGAACGCGGGGATGGGCGCGTTGGCCAGAACATTGATCCCGACGGGCACATCAAATTCCCGTTTGATACGGTCCACGACAACCGACATGAATGCAGATGTTTCAGGGCCTATGTCGTCAGGTTTTGCAAAAGGCACGTCACCGTGGTTTTCAACGACCAGACCGTGCAGTCCGTTGCTGATCAGCCGGTCGGCGTCACGCAGGCAGGCATCGTAGATTTCATCAAGCGTTTCCCCGCGATAGCGCGGCGCGCCTGGGAATGGCGGACAATGAATCATGCCGATCAGGGCTTTTGAGCGACCAAACGTCTGTTCAATGGCATTGCCGGCGTTGTCTGAGATAGATTGCATGGTATTCCTATATCTGATCTGCCGCAGCCCGCATTTGAAACAGGCCACGGCAGGATCTGGCCGCTTAGGCCTTGCGTGAAAACTTGAAGTTCGCGGTGAAAATCCGGGTATTCAGCCAGATCGCGATCAGGATAATAGTGCCCGTCACAATCTGCGTAAAGAAGGGCGAGATGTGCATCAGGATCAATCCGTTACCGATCACGGCGATGGTCAGTGTCCCCAGAAGCGTGCCCAGAATGGAGCCCCGCCCCCGAAAAGTGACGTTCCACCCAAAACGACCGCAGCGATGACCTGAAGCTCGAAACCCACGGCTGCATTGGATGATCCCGACCCAAGCCGCGCTGCGATCAGCAGACCGGCAACGGCGCAAGCGATACCTGAAAGCATATAGACCGACGCAATGATCCATTTGGATGGCATACCGACGCGCCGTGCTGCCTCGGGGTTTGATCCTACGGCGACAACCTGACGGCCATACATCTGGCGCTGGATCACGACCGCGGCAATCGCGGCGATCACCAAAGCGATGACAGCCGGTACCGGCACCCCTAAAATCGTACCGCGCCCCAATGCAAAAAAGCCCGGCACGTTATCAATCGGAATAGAATACCCTTGGGTCATATAGAGCGCAAATCCGCGCAGGATCGACAGACCCGCCAAGGTTACGATGAACGCTGGAATGCCTTGATAAGCAATGAACCAGCCCTGCACCAAACCGATAAACGCGCCAAAGGCCAGCATTGCAATCACGGCAAGCGGCCAGGGCAGGCCGAATGACAACACCATCGCAGCCGATGCACTGATCAGCGCAACCTGAGACCCGACCGACAGGTCAATCCCTGCTGTAATAATGACAAATGTCATCGCCACAGCGACAATCAGGATCGGGGCGGCTTGTCTGAGGATGTTCAGAATGTTGCCGACGCTCAGGAATACGTCCGTCGCGACCGAAAAGAAGATAACGCAAACCGCGAAAAAGAACGCGATGGACAGAACCTGCGCATTTGCGGTCAGGAAATCGGCGAGGGCTGATCCCTGTCCGCGCTCTGTATAGGCGTTGTTCATATCTCTTCTCCTTTGCCGACGATCAACTTCACCAGATCCTCGAGGCTGGTGTTGCTGATGTCGCGTTCGGCAACTTTGGTGCCTTCGTACATCACTGCGATCTTGTCGCAGACGCGGAACAGATCCTGTAGGCGGTGCGTAATCAGAATAACCGACACACCACGCGCCTTGACCCTGTTGATCAGGCGCAGCACAGCCTCTACCTCGGCGACCGCCAATGCCGATGTCGGCTCGTCCATGATCAGGACGCGCGGATTAAAGGATGCGGCGCGCGCAATCGCGATCGCCTGCCGCTGACCACCTGAAAGCTGGGCAACCTTGGCCGTCAGCTTTGGAATACGAATGTCCAGATCATCCAGCATCTCGCGTGCTTTTTCACGCATGCTTGCGTTGTCCAGAAAGGACATCTTCGTCATTTCACGCCCAAGGAACAGATTTCCCATAACATCAATATGGTCACACAGGCTCAGGTCCTGAAAGACCATCTCGATCGAGCGCGCGCGCGCATCCGAAGGGT
This window harbors:
- a CDS encoding TenA family protein gives rise to the protein MLLSDKILSANTDILDRMLKHRFVADVQADSLQRDVFHRYLAYEGQFVETAISIFAFATISAPDIGAQRWLIGVQDALANKQVPYFEDIFARRDIGVESQVPDAVAAFDAGMLEIARTGAFVDVLTAMFAAEWMYWTWSKATDTTQISDPDLRAWVDMHTATDFADQAMWLKNAIDTYGDESDVDRLAQVFNHVTQLEIDFHTAAYDAPPKHEG
- a CDS encoding BtpA/SgcQ family protein, translating into MQSISDNAGNAIEQTFGRSKALIGMIHCPPFPGAPRYRGETLDEIYDACLRDADRLISNGLHGLVVENHGDVPFAKPDDIGPETSAFMSVVVDRIKREFDVPVGINVLANAPIPAFAIARATGAAFIRVNQWANAYVANEGFMEGRAAEAMRYRSALRGEGIKVFADSHVKHGSHSITADRSVAELTRDLAFFDVDAVIATGQRTGNSATMEEIAEVADATNLPVLVGSGVTSENITDILSIASAVIVASSLKEGGVWWNPVEAARVQAFVAAAAPALDG
- a CDS encoding ABC transporter permease is translated as MNNAYTERGQGSALADFLTANAQVLSIAFFFAVCVIFFSVATDVFLSVGNILNILRQAAPILIVAVAMTFVIITAGIDLSVGSQVALISASAAMVLSFGLPWPLAVIAMLAFGAFIGLVQGWFIAYQGIPAFIVTLAGLSILRGFALYMTQGYSIPIDNVPGFFALGRGTILGVPVPAVIALVIAAIAAVVIQRQMYGRQVVAVGSNPEAARRVGMPSKWIIASVYMLSGIACAVAGLLIAARLGSGSSNAAVGFELQVIAAVVLGGTSLFGGGAPFWARFWGH
- a CDS encoding ATP-binding cassette domain-containing protein; translation: MTSTPAQEVVSTSEGQKPSDTALVPRISLRGIKKNFGSIEALRGVDLDVAPGECLGLIGDNAAGKSTLTKVISGTYVPDEGTISIDGDVVRFANPSDARARSIEMVFQDLSLCDHIDVMGNLFLGREMTKMSFLDNASMREKAREMLDDLDIRIPKLTAKVAQLSGGQRQAIAIARAASFNPRVLIMDEPTSALAVAEVEAVLRLINRVKARGVSVILITHRLQDLFRVCDKIAVMYEGTKVAERDISNTSLEDLVKLIVGKGEEI